The following coding sequences lie in one Arachis ipaensis cultivar K30076 chromosome B05, Araip1.1, whole genome shotgun sequence genomic window:
- the LOC107642980 gene encoding protein STAY-GREEN, chloroplastic → MGTLTATVPVLPSKLSPSISPHRISIFPHRRRFSKNNQALVPVARLFGPAIFEASKLKVLFLGVEEDKHPGNLPRTYTLTHSDVTAKLTLAISQTINNSQLQGWYNKLQRDEVVAQWKKVKGKMSLHVHCHISGGHFLLDMFARLRYFIFCKELPVVLKAFVHGDGNLFNSYPELQDALVWVYFHSNIPEFNKVQCWGPLKEASAPSIGSPSKGEEDHHRQDEGVAIPQPCQQDCECCFPPLTLSSIPWPQEVPNLGHQYQPYDYRAENGTQQSHNL, encoded by the exons ATGGGTACTCTAACTGCCACAGTTCCTGTGCTCCCTTCCAAGCTTTCCCCTTCTATTTCACCCCATCGGATCTCGATTTTTCCTCACAGGAGGAGATTCAGCAAGAACAACCAAGCTCTTGTGCCA GTTGCAAGGTTGTTCGGGCCAGCGATCTTCGAGGCTTCGAAGCtcaaggtattgttcttgggagTGGAGGAAGATAAACATCCGGGGAACCTTCCAAGGACATATACCCTAACCCACAGCGATGTCACTGCCAAACTCACTCTCGCTATCTCTCAGACCATCAATAATTCCCAG CTGCAGGGGTGGTACAACAAATTGCAAAGGGATGAAGTGGTGGCACAGTGGAAGAAGGTGAAGGGAAAGATGTCCCTCCACGTTCACTGCCACATTAGTGGAGGTCATTTTCTCTTGGATATGTTTGCTAGGCTAAGATACTTCATCTTCTGCAAAGAGCTTCCAGTG GTGTTGAAGGCATTTGTTCACGGGGATGGCAATTTATTCAACAGCTACCCGGAGCTACAAGACGCTTTGGTTTGGGTATATTTCCATTCAAACATTCCGGAGTTCAACAAGGTGCAGTGTTGGGGTCCACTGAAGGAGGCATCCGCACCATCAATTGGGTCCCCTTCCAAGGGGGAGGAGGACCACCACCGTCAAGATGAGGGGGTGGCAATACCACAGCCATGCCAACAAGACTGTGAGTGTTGCTTTCCACCTTTGACGCTCAGCTCAATCCCGTGGCCTCAAGAGGTTCCCAATCTCGGTCACCAATATCAACCTTATGATTATCGTGCTGAGAATGGGACCCAACAATCCCACAACTTGTAA
- the LOC107642981 gene encoding protein FIZZY-RELATED 2, whose amino-acid sequence MDHSNTVPPSPSSSSSPSSSFSSHRVERMINSNHYKSPSRTICSDRFIPYRSASKFSLFDIPATDNTSTPYSSLLRTALFGPDAPLTPDKTSHNIFRYKTETRQSMHSLSPFIHNDDVVSTVNHTPVKPPRKIPRSPYKVLDAPALQDDFYLNLVDWSSLNVLAVGLGNCVYLWNACSSKVTKLCDLGNDDCVCSVGWAQRGTLLAVGTNSGQVQIWDASQCKMIRTMEGHRLRVGALAWSSSLLSSGGKDKNIYQRDIRAQDDFVSKLSGHKSEVCGLKWSYDNRELASGGNDNRLLVWNQHSTQPVLKYCEHTAAVKAIAWSPHVHGLLASGGGTADRCIRFWNTTTNSHLSCMDTGSQVCNLAWSKNVNELVSTHGYSQNQIIVWRYPTMSKLATLTGHTYRVLYLAISPDGQTIVTGAGDETLRFWNVFPSLKSQNTESEIGALSFGRTIIR is encoded by the exons ATGGACCATTCGAATACTGTTCCTccttctccatcttcttcttcttctccttcttcttctttttcctctcatCGCGTGGAGCGAATGATAAACTCGAACCACTACAAGTCCCCTTCGAGAACAATCTGCTCCGACAGGTTCATACCGTACAGATCCGCCTCCAAATTCTCCCTATTTGACATTCCCGCCACCGATAATACCTCCACCCCTTACTCCTCCCTCCTCCGCACGGCGCTATTCGGACCCGATGCACCGCTCACGCCCGATAAGACCAGCCACAACATTTTTCGTTACAAGACGGAGACTCGCCAGTCCATGCACTCTCTCTCCCCCTTCATCCACAATGACGACGTAGTTTCCACTGTTAATCATACCCCTGTTAAGCCTCCCAGGAAAATTCCCCGTTCACCATACAAG GTTCTGGATGCGCCTGCGTTGCAAGATGATTTTTATTTGAACCTCGTGGATTGGTCTTCGCTCAATGTTTTGGCTGTTGGTCTTGGTAACTGCGTTTATTTGTGGAATGCTTGTAGCAGCAAG GTAACTAAATTGTGTGACTTGGGGAATGATGATTGCGTTTGTTCTGTTGGTTGGGCTCAGCGCGGTACACTCCTTGCTGTTGGAACTAATAGTGGTCAAGTTCAG ATTTGGGATGCATCTCAATGCAAGATGATAAGAACTATGGAAGGTCATCGTTTACGAGTTGGGGCCTTGGCCTGGAGTTCATCTCTTTTATCTTCTGGTGGCAAGgataaaaatatttatcaaaGAGATATACGTGCACAAGATGATTTTGTCAGTAAACTGTCCGGGCACAAGTCAGAG GTTTGTGGACTGAAGTGGTCTTATGATAACCGTGAGTTAGCATCTGGAGGAAATGATAACAGA TTGCTTGTTTGGAATCAACACTCAACTCAACCCGTCCTGAAGTACTGTGAACACACGGCAGCTGTTAAAGCAATAGCGTGGTCTCCTCATGTTCACGGACTCCTTGCATCTGGAGGAGGAACTGCAGATCGATGTATTCGTTTCTGGAATACAACCACAAACTCACACTTAAGCTGTATGGACACTGGAAGTCAG GTTTGCAATCTTGCCTGGTCTAAGAATGTTAATGAACTGGTAAGCACACATGGCTACTCCCAGAACCAGATAATAGTTTGGAGATACCCCACCATGTCTAAG CTCGCAACTCTTACAGGCCATACTTATAGAGTTCTGTATCTTGCCATCTCTCCAGATGGGCAG ACTATTGTCACTGGTGCTGGAGATGAAACACTTAGGTTTTGGAACGTATTCCCTTCCTTAAAATCACAG AATACTGAGAGTGAAATTGGAGCATTATCTTTTGGGAGAACAATTATTAGGTGA